One part of the Bradyrhizobium sp. CB1650 genome encodes these proteins:
- a CDS encoding GNAT family N-acetyltransferase — translation MIHVISAVNRHLYEDVIEQHFRLRHEIFVEERKWEALRKPDGREIDVYDNEDAIYFLALEDRRVLGGYRLYPTTKPTMMSEVFPHLAAVRGCPADPLVWEWSRFFVARDRRDGALNLRLMAAAQEFCLGQGIERLCLVMETWWLPRFHDIGFVVTPLGLPSLIDDSWTMAATIEVRQESLDTVRSRIGVTQLIQQDGPRLDAIARANGCGLAAAQRKTA, via the coding sequence ATGATTCATGTGATTTCCGCCGTTAATCGGCACCTCTATGAAGACGTCATCGAGCAGCACTTCCGGCTAAGGCACGAGATCTTCGTCGAGGAGCGGAAGTGGGAGGCGCTGCGCAAGCCCGACGGCCGCGAGATCGACGTCTACGACAATGAGGACGCGATCTACTTCCTGGCTCTGGAGGACCGTCGCGTGCTCGGTGGCTATCGGCTCTATCCGACCACCAAGCCGACGATGATGAGCGAGGTGTTTCCGCATCTCGCCGCGGTGCGAGGCTGCCCCGCGGATCCGCTGGTCTGGGAGTGGTCCCGCTTTTTCGTCGCGCGCGATCGCCGCGACGGTGCGCTCAACTTGCGGCTCATGGCGGCGGCGCAGGAGTTCTGTCTCGGCCAGGGCATCGAGCGTCTCTGCCTGGTCATGGAGACGTGGTGGTTGCCGCGCTTCCACGACATCGGATTCGTCGTGACACCCCTCGGACTGCCGTCCCTGATCGACGACTCCTGGACCATGGCTGCAACGATCGAGGTTCGTCAGGAGTCGCTCGATACCGTCCGGAGTCGCATCGGGGTGACACAGCTCATCCAACAGGATGGTCCGCGCCTCGATGCCATTGCCCGTGCCAACGGCTGCGGCCTCGCCGCGGCGCAACGAAAGACCGCCTGA
- a CDS encoding LuxR family transcriptional regulator, whose translation MSAVDYGREALDFIEGLGAYSRVPDAMDALATAFGRYGFEHVIVTGLPNPDQRFSQMVLAKRWPVEWFNIYIERNYDRVDPVVRKCRQTVNPFEWSEAPYDAELEPGAVEVMRRAADFRMSRGFVVPIHGLTGYEAGVSLAGVHLDLNARSKPALHLMAMYGFDHIRRLLDPAPHPSTRLTPREREVIAWAAQGKSAWEIGEILDITQRTAEEHLATAARKLGAVNRTHAVAIAIRHRIINP comes from the coding sequence ATGTCCGCCGTTGACTATGGCCGGGAAGCGCTCGACTTCATCGAGGGTCTGGGAGCCTACAGCAGGGTTCCTGACGCCATGGATGCGCTCGCGACTGCGTTCGGCCGATACGGCTTCGAGCACGTCATCGTAACGGGTTTACCGAATCCCGATCAGCGCTTCTCCCAGATGGTGCTCGCCAAGCGCTGGCCGGTGGAATGGTTCAACATCTACATCGAGAGGAATTACGACCGCGTCGATCCCGTCGTCCGCAAATGCCGGCAGACGGTGAATCCGTTCGAATGGTCGGAGGCGCCTTATGATGCGGAGCTCGAGCCTGGCGCCGTGGAGGTGATGCGGCGGGCCGCCGATTTCCGCATGTCCCGCGGCTTCGTCGTGCCGATCCACGGGCTGACCGGCTATGAAGCCGGCGTCTCGCTCGCAGGCGTCCATCTCGACCTCAATGCGCGCAGCAAGCCGGCGCTGCACCTGATGGCGATGTACGGCTTCGACCACATTCGCCGCCTGCTGGATCCGGCACCGCATCCCTCGACGCGGCTCACGCCGCGCGAGCGCGAAGTGATCGCCTGGGCCGCGCAAGGCAAGTCGGCCTGGGAGATCGGCGAGATCCTGGACATCACACAACGTACGGCGGAAGAGCATCTTGCAACCGCCGCGCGCAAGCTCGGCGCGGTCAACCGGACGCATGCGGTCGCGATCGCGATCCGTCACAGAATCATCAATCCCTGA
- a CDS encoding LysR family transcriptional regulator, whose protein sequence is MMTLRQVEVIRAVMVTGTIGGAAKLLNVSAPGISRLVKYTERSLGIRFFQRQNGRYFPTPEAENIFEQINGVYKKVDDLSEIISKIGRGGLSELRIGSVPSISQVMVPRAIERVRRRYSDLGIDINILKLEEAIDYLLLGRGECVAMSYRLEHSGLDFLPLASGELYCIVPPGHELAGRKQVSAAEITRYPLIGIDPNDPYGRIMAEIFARHRLDYNITIRARFGTTVCALVKAGLGIAIIDQFTVAHGGYPGIELLKITEPTRFDTYIAVKRGAPLSLHVEYFIEALRAEMRAVEPSRSNGKGGAPRGRRK, encoded by the coding sequence ATGATGACGCTGCGCCAGGTCGAAGTGATCCGTGCGGTGATGGTGACGGGTACCATCGGCGGCGCGGCGAAGCTGCTCAATGTGTCCGCGCCGGGCATCAGCCGGCTGGTCAAATACACCGAGCGCTCGCTCGGCATCCGCTTCTTCCAGCGCCAGAACGGCCGCTACTTCCCGACGCCGGAGGCGGAGAACATTTTTGAGCAGATCAACGGCGTCTACAAGAAGGTCGACGATCTCTCCGAGATCATCTCCAAGATCGGACGCGGCGGATTGTCGGAGCTGCGCATCGGCTCGGTGCCGAGCATCTCGCAGGTGATGGTGCCGCGCGCGATCGAGCGCGTCCGACGGCGCTATTCGGATCTCGGCATCGACATCAACATCCTCAAGCTCGAAGAGGCCATCGACTATCTCCTGCTCGGCCGCGGCGAGTGCGTGGCGATGAGCTACCGGCTCGAGCATTCCGGCCTCGACTTCCTGCCGCTCGCCTCGGGCGAGCTCTACTGCATCGTGCCGCCCGGTCACGAGCTCGCGGGGCGCAAGCAGGTTTCGGCGGCCGAGATCACGCGTTATCCGCTGATCGGCATCGACCCGAACGACCCTTACGGGCGGATCATGGCCGAGATCTTCGCGCGCCACCGGCTCGACTACAACATCACCATCCGGGCGCGTTTCGGTACCACCGTCTGCGCGCTGGTGAAGGCGGGCTTAGGGATCGCCATCATCGACCAGTTCACGGTGGCCCATGGCGGCTACCCCGGAATCGAGCTGTTGAAGATCACCGAGCCGACCCGGTTCGACACCTACATCGCAGTGAAGCGCGGCGCGCCGCTGTCGCTCCACGTCGAATATTTCATCGAGGCGCTGCGCGCCGAAATGCGCGCGGTCGAGCCCTCCCGCAGCAACGGAAAGGGCGGCGCGCCGCGCGGCCGGCGAAAATAA
- a CDS encoding shikimate dehydrogenase gives MSKRGPATSKKLLTGLLGAPIAHSASPAMHERAAEALGLRGHYQLIEIAGADTAQLSTLLEGVRRLGFAGINVTYPYKEAVVPLLDELAPGAAAMGAVNTVVVKDGRLIGHNTDTTGFARAVAPLLAPSGNAVAVIGAGGVGKAIAFALASLEVADIRIFDSEPARAETLASLLAPRGGARVAGSVEDALDGATGLVNGTPLGMLPNRSMAVPAALLHGRLWVADAVYSPLITPLLAAAQATGARIMTGRELAIYQAADAFELFTGLAPSTEVMGEAFDEVMAARSSAYYAA, from the coding sequence ATGTCGAAGCGCGGACCCGCCACCAGCAAGAAGCTCCTCACCGGCCTGCTCGGCGCGCCGATCGCACACTCCGCCTCACCCGCCATGCATGAGCGGGCCGCCGAGGCGCTCGGGCTTCGCGGCCACTACCAGCTCATCGAGATCGCCGGCGCCGATACCGCCCAGCTCAGCACCCTGCTCGAGGGCGTGCGCCGTCTCGGCTTTGCCGGCATCAATGTCACCTATCCCTACAAGGAGGCGGTGGTCCCTCTGCTCGACGAGCTGGCACCGGGCGCCGCCGCCATGGGCGCGGTCAACACCGTCGTCGTCAAGGACGGCCGGCTGATCGGCCACAACACGGACACCACGGGCTTTGCGCGCGCGGTAGCGCCGCTGCTGGCGCCATCCGGCAACGCGGTCGCGGTGATCGGTGCCGGCGGTGTCGGCAAGGCGATCGCTTTCGCGTTGGCGAGCCTGGAGGTGGCCGACATCCGCATTTTCGACAGCGAGCCCGCGCGCGCCGAAACGCTCGCCTCGCTGCTTGCCCCACGCGGCGGTGCCAGGGTGGCCGGAAGCGTCGAGGACGCGCTCGATGGCGCAACCGGCCTCGTCAACGGCACGCCGCTCGGCATGCTGCCGAACCGGAGCATGGCGGTCCCGGCCGCGCTGCTGCACGGGCGATTGTGGGTTGCGGATGCCGTCTATTCGCCGCTGATCACGCCGCTGCTGGCGGCGGCCCAGGCCACCGGCGCGCGCATCATGACCGGGCGGGAGCTCGCGATCTACCAGGCCGCCGACGCCTTCGAGCTGTTCACGGGCCTTGCCCCGTCGACCGAAGTCATGGGAGAGGCCTTCGACGAGGTGATGGCGGCGCGAAGCTCGGCCTATTACGCAGCGTAA
- a CDS encoding ABC transporter substrate-binding protein → MKSTIVAGALLAFAAATSAHGQAIKLADVAELSGGGATVGTNWKNGIDLAIEEINAKGGVLGRKLEVTHADSQSNPGVARAQVQKALDSEPYVLLGPGYSGSVKVTAPLAAEAGIAQIMGGEAAELTQGGNKFLFRTSFGQQSSMPKVAKYIHDEMKAKTVAVVWVNNDFGRGGRDVIVKELDRLGSKVVADLSTEAGQADFAADVGKIKAANPDAVFVYLNEEESARILKELKRQGVTAPLMGETTLIGQKVIELAGDAANGARGHVGLTTDAPVDLIKAFRDKFSKKYNYVPDHNGLKGYLAVYMIKATTEKMGKVDSKTFADTLHGLTIKAADEPGMLMDVTFDQNGDIDRQSFLVEVVEGKQVVKQVLPKLK, encoded by the coding sequence ATGAAATCGACCATTGTGGCGGGCGCCCTGCTTGCCTTTGCCGCCGCGACCAGCGCCCATGGCCAGGCGATCAAGCTTGCCGACGTCGCCGAGCTTTCGGGCGGCGGCGCCACCGTCGGCACCAACTGGAAGAACGGCATCGACCTCGCGATCGAGGAGATCAATGCCAAGGGCGGCGTGCTCGGCCGCAAGCTCGAAGTCACCCACGCCGACTCGCAATCAAACCCCGGCGTTGCGCGCGCCCAGGTACAGAAGGCGCTCGACTCCGAGCCATATGTGCTGCTCGGACCCGGCTACTCCGGCTCGGTGAAGGTGACTGCACCGCTGGCGGCGGAGGCTGGCATCGCTCAGATCATGGGCGGCGAGGCCGCCGAACTGACGCAAGGAGGCAACAAATTCCTGTTCCGCACCTCGTTCGGCCAGCAATCCTCGATGCCGAAGGTCGCGAAATACATCCACGACGAGATGAAGGCGAAGACGGTCGCGGTGGTCTGGGTCAACAATGACTTCGGCCGCGGCGGGCGCGACGTCATCGTCAAGGAGCTCGATCGGCTCGGTTCCAAGGTCGTCGCCGACCTCTCGACCGAAGCCGGCCAGGCCGACTTCGCCGCCGACGTCGGCAAGATCAAGGCCGCCAATCCCGATGCCGTCTTCGTTTATCTCAACGAGGAAGAGAGCGCGCGCATTCTGAAGGAGCTGAAACGCCAGGGCGTCACTGCGCCGCTGATGGGCGAGACCACATTGATCGGCCAGAAGGTGATCGAGCTCGCGGGCGACGCCGCCAACGGCGCGCGCGGCCATGTCGGCCTCACCACCGACGCGCCGGTCGACCTGATCAAGGCGTTCCGCGACAAGTTTTCCAAGAAGTACAATTACGTGCCGGACCACAACGGCCTGAAGGGCTATCTTGCCGTCTATATGATCAAAGCCACCACCGAAAAGATGGGCAAGGTCGATTCCAAGACGTTCGCGGACACGCTGCACGGGTTGACGATCAAGGCCGCGGACGAGCCGGGCATGCTGATGGACGTCACCTTCGATCAGAACGGCGACATTGATCGCCAAAGCTTTCTGGTCGAAGTCGTGGAAGGCAAGCAGGTCGTGAAGCAGGTGCTGCCGAAGCTGAAGTGA
- a CDS encoding branched-chain amino acid ABC transporter permease, translating into MSNLFDLLVAGLATGAIYALVAVGFTLLWQTSQTINFAQGEFVMLPAFLMLAAMHVGAPFWLAIILGILLSMILLGLAFKLLLVDPMMRHGVLPLAIATMALAIGIKEAVKQFFSAEASPFPSIVPTGDISVLGHAVSLQSIGVLVVAILAVFGLTTLLNRTSLGHQMQAAAQNPTVARIIGVPVERMILLTFLINAFLVALASLLITPIYLAKFSSGEVLGQAAFIAAIVGGFNQVRGAIAGGLLIGVLDNLAAAYVSTQYRAAVPLIFLIVVILFRPQGLLGRAEERTV; encoded by the coding sequence ATGTCCAATCTGTTCGATCTTCTGGTCGCGGGACTTGCCACAGGCGCGATCTATGCGCTGGTGGCGGTCGGCTTCACGCTGCTGTGGCAGACCTCGCAGACCATCAACTTCGCGCAAGGTGAGTTCGTGATGCTGCCGGCCTTCCTGATGCTGGCGGCGATGCATGTCGGGGCACCGTTCTGGCTCGCCATCATCCTCGGCATCCTGCTCTCGATGATCCTGCTCGGCCTCGCCTTCAAGCTGCTGCTGGTCGATCCCATGATGCGCCACGGCGTTCTGCCGCTCGCGATCGCCACCATGGCGCTGGCGATCGGCATCAAGGAAGCGGTGAAGCAGTTCTTCAGCGCCGAAGCCTCCCCCTTCCCCTCGATCGTGCCGACCGGTGACATCTCGGTGCTCGGACATGCCGTCTCGCTGCAAAGCATCGGCGTGCTCGTCGTCGCCATTCTCGCTGTCTTCGGCCTGACCACGCTTTTGAACCGCACTTCGCTCGGCCACCAGATGCAGGCGGCGGCGCAGAACCCGACGGTCGCACGCATCATCGGCGTGCCCGTCGAGCGGATGATCCTCCTGACCTTCCTGATCAACGCCTTCCTGGTCGCGCTGGCTTCGCTGCTGATCACACCGATTTATCTGGCAAAATTCTCCTCCGGAGAGGTGCTGGGTCAGGCCGCCTTCATCGCCGCCATCGTCGGCGGCTTCAACCAGGTCCGCGGCGCCATCGCCGGCGGCCTGCTGATCGGCGTGCTCGACAATCTCGCGGCCGCATACGTGTCGACGCAATACCGCGCGGCCGTGCCGCTGATCTTCCTGATCGTCGTCATCCTGTTCCGGCCGCAAGGATTGCTCGGCCGCGCTGAGGAGCGCACGGTATGA
- a CDS encoding branched-chain amino acid ABC transporter permease → MSGFAKPLKIALGLAVIAALIVVPMNFNRYGLFILSQWAVMTIAAMGLNLTLGYAGQVSLAQGAFVGIGAYAAAIMTTHSWPLPAAIVVAIALSFAVGWVLGYPALRVQHHYLAFVTLAFSTLAFLVFRNESWLTGGIYGISNIPRPHIFGLATNKPLPFYYVCLGSLAIVSLAVWWLIRSPWGRAFMALRENPLRAQSLGVDTRRYTLMAFAIGSALGGIAGALYAPLTQYIDPVPFNLSLSLDLLMMVIVGGAGFYFGPFLGAMIAVLLPEWLRFTEGYYLMLYAVAVMLLLIWSPTGILGILDRYMAARRTKAASALRAVAKSRLETAQ, encoded by the coding sequence ATGAGCGGATTCGCCAAACCTCTGAAGATCGCGCTCGGACTCGCCGTCATCGCGGCGCTGATCGTGGTCCCCATGAACTTCAACCGCTACGGCCTGTTCATCCTGAGCCAGTGGGCGGTGATGACCATCGCCGCGATGGGACTGAACCTCACGCTCGGCTATGCCGGCCAGGTCTCGCTGGCACAGGGCGCCTTCGTCGGCATCGGCGCCTATGCCGCGGCGATCATGACGACGCATAGCTGGCCATTGCCGGCCGCGATCGTGGTGGCAATCGCCTTGAGCTTCGCGGTCGGCTGGGTGCTCGGTTATCCGGCGCTGCGCGTGCAGCACCACTATCTCGCCTTCGTCACGCTCGCCTTCTCCACCCTCGCCTTCCTGGTCTTCCGCAACGAAAGCTGGCTCACCGGCGGCATCTACGGCATCTCCAACATTCCGCGGCCGCATATTTTTGGTCTGGCGACCAACAAGCCGCTGCCTTTCTACTACGTCTGCCTCGGCTCGCTCGCGATCGTATCGTTGGCGGTGTGGTGGCTGATCCGCTCGCCCTGGGGCCGCGCCTTCATGGCGCTGCGCGAAAACCCGCTGCGCGCCCAGTCGCTCGGCGTCGACACACGGCGCTACACGCTGATGGCCTTTGCGATCGGCTCGGCGCTCGGCGGCATCGCCGGTGCGCTCTATGCGCCGCTGACGCAATATATCGATCCCGTGCCGTTCAACCTGTCGCTCTCGCTCGACCTGTTGATGATGGTGATCGTCGGTGGCGCCGGCTTCTATTTCGGTCCCTTCCTGGGGGCGATGATCGCGGTGCTACTGCCGGAATGGCTGCGCTTCACCGAAGGCTACTACCTGATGCTCTACGCCGTAGCGGTGATGCTGCTGCTGATCTGGTCGCCGACCGGCATTCTGGGAATCCTCGATCGCTACATGGCCGCGCGCCGCACCAAGGCAGCTTCCGCGCTGCGCGCCGTCGCAAAATCACGCCTGGAGACGGCGCAATGA
- a CDS encoding ABC transporter ATP-binding protein, translating to MSAVLEVTNIKKNFGGISAVDGVSFDVREGEILGLIGPNGCGKSTLFNCILGQLTPSGGEVKLDGKVVTGLRPSELNKLGVSRTFQLLQVFPKLSVRENLILAGQEHQGNMASRLVGRSDAGLTGAADQMIGFFKLDHLAAEPAGGLSYGQQKLLDAAMAFMGGPRLVLLDEPAGGVNPSMLADLKDRLIAINREKNATFVVIEHNMEFVMSLCSRVMVMAEGKVLAMGRPDEVRKNPAVIDAYLGH from the coding sequence ATGAGTGCGGTGCTCGAAGTCACCAACATCAAGAAGAATTTTGGCGGCATCAGCGCCGTCGACGGCGTCAGCTTCGACGTCCGCGAGGGCGAGATCCTCGGCCTGATCGGCCCGAACGGTTGTGGCAAGTCAACCCTGTTCAACTGCATCCTCGGCCAGCTCACTCCGAGCGGGGGCGAGGTCAAGCTCGACGGCAAGGTGGTGACGGGCCTGCGTCCCTCCGAGCTCAACAAGCTCGGGGTCAGCCGCACCTTCCAGCTCTTGCAGGTGTTTCCCAAGCTCTCGGTGCGCGAGAACCTGATCCTTGCAGGGCAGGAGCACCAGGGCAACATGGCCTCGCGCCTGGTCGGCCGCTCCGACGCCGGGCTGACCGGCGCCGCCGACCAGATGATCGGCTTCTTCAAGCTCGATCATCTCGCCGCCGAGCCGGCCGGCGGCCTCTCCTACGGCCAGCAAAAGCTGCTCGACGCCGCCATGGCCTTCATGGGCGGACCGCGCCTGGTGTTGCTCGACGAGCCCGCCGGCGGCGTCAACCCGTCGATGCTGGCAGACCTCAAGGATCGCTTGATCGCGATCAACCGCGAGAAGAACGCCACCTTTGTGGTGATCGAGCACAACATGGAATTCGTGATGTCGCTGTGCTCGCGCGTGATGGTGATGGCGGAAGGCAAGGTGCTGGCGATGGGACGGCCCGACGAGGTCCGCAAGAACCCCGCGGTGATCGATGCCTATCTCGGACATTAG
- a CDS encoding ABC transporter ATP-binding protein: protein MSDPILSVHNLVGGYGKMTILNGTTFAVPQATITTIIGPNGAGKSTVFKAIFGLLKLREGKISFAGRDVTNLSQRALLNAGICYVPQGRNIFPELSVRHNIELGGVAAEKGIDLPRRIEAALDLFPALRRKSAQQASTLSGGEQKQLEIARSLLLEPKLVLIDEPSIGLSPLMVQQTFDILKSLRDRGVTILMIEQNARSALEISDFGIVLELGQTRMVDKAERILNDPRIGQLFLGGVMEESAA from the coding sequence ATGAGCGACCCGATCCTCTCGGTTCACAATCTCGTCGGCGGCTACGGCAAGATGACCATCCTGAACGGCACGACCTTCGCCGTGCCGCAGGCCACCATCACGACCATCATCGGACCGAACGGCGCCGGCAAGTCGACGGTGTTCAAGGCAATCTTCGGCCTGCTGAAGCTGCGCGAGGGCAAGATCAGCTTCGCTGGCCGCGACGTCACCAATTTGAGCCAGCGCGCGCTGCTCAATGCCGGCATCTGCTACGTGCCGCAAGGACGCAACATCTTTCCCGAGCTGTCGGTACGCCACAATATCGAGCTCGGCGGCGTAGCGGCCGAGAAGGGTATCGACCTGCCGAGGCGGATCGAGGCCGCGCTCGACCTGTTTCCGGCACTGCGGCGGAAATCGGCGCAGCAGGCCTCCACGCTGTCGGGCGGCGAGCAGAAGCAGCTCGAGATCGCGCGCTCGCTGCTGCTCGAGCCAAAGCTCGTGCTGATCGACGAACCCTCGATCGGGTTGTCTCCGCTGATGGTGCAGCAGACCTTCGACATCCTCAAATCCCTGCGCGACCGCGGCGTCACCATCCTGATGATCGAGCAGAACGCGCGCTCGGCGCTCGAAATCTCCGATTTCGGCATCGTGCTCGAGCTCGGCCAGACCCGCATGGTCGACAAGGCCGAACGCATCCTGAACGATCCCCGCATCGGCCAGCTCTTCCTCGGCGGCGTCATGGAGGAGAGCGCGGCATGA
- a CDS encoding sugar phosphate isomerase/epimerase and 4-hydroxyphenylpyruvate domain-containing protein, producing MNKRSIATVSLSGALDEKLRAIAAAGFDAVEIFENDLLSFGAGPRDIAKLCRDLNLGICAFQPFRDFEGMPEPQRTRNFARAERKFDLMQELGTDLLLICSNVSPASLGGIDRAADDFRELGERAAKRSLRVGYEALAWGRHVNDYRDAWEIVRRADHPAIGVILDSFHALAPGFPTRAMASIPGDKIFLVQLADAPRLELDILSWSRHFRSFPGQGDLPVGEFMEAIAATGYAGPLSLEIFNDQFRAGSAAQTAIDGLRSLILLQDQLAEKSPNASDRSLAPRAVSRGTGFVEFAVNETKAGDLARLFAQLGFRKTGKHRSKAVERWTQGKVELVINCETDGFAHSHYVTHGPGVCAIALDVDDAGRAMARAEALKARTFYQPVGPGELEIPAIHGVGGSLLYFLDQAGRNWDTDFEAVASNADKDALLAVDHIAQSMPYDEMLSWLLFYTGILDLTRLPQMEIADPRGLVQSQAVINGDQSLRFVLNGSSANRTLPARFISEFFGSGVQHVAFSCRDIFATVAAMRARGADFLDIPDNYYDDIEAKYDLAPEVMAKLRANHILYDREGDGEFFQVYTHIFDERFFFEIVERRSYQGFGAANAGIRLAAQAREVRPASMPRV from the coding sequence ATGAACAAGCGCTCGATCGCGACCGTCTCCCTCTCCGGTGCTCTCGACGAAAAGCTCCGCGCCATCGCGGCGGCCGGCTTCGACGCGGTCGAGATTTTCGAGAACGATCTGTTGTCGTTCGGCGCAGGCCCGCGCGACATCGCAAAACTCTGCCGCGATCTCAATCTCGGGATATGTGCGTTCCAGCCGTTCCGTGATTTCGAGGGCATGCCGGAGCCGCAACGCACCCGCAATTTCGCCCGCGCCGAACGAAAGTTCGACCTGATGCAGGAGCTCGGGACCGACCTGCTGCTGATCTGCTCCAACGTCTCGCCGGCCTCGCTCGGCGGCATCGATCGCGCGGCAGACGATTTTCGCGAACTCGGCGAGCGTGCGGCCAAGCGATCCTTGCGCGTCGGTTACGAGGCGCTGGCGTGGGGACGGCATGTCAACGACTACCGCGACGCCTGGGAGATCGTGCGCCGCGCCGATCACCCCGCGATCGGCGTCATCCTCGACAGCTTCCATGCGCTCGCGCCCGGCTTTCCGACCCGCGCGATGGCCTCGATCCCCGGCGACAAGATCTTTCTGGTGCAGCTTGCGGACGCGCCCAGGCTCGAGCTCGACATCCTGTCCTGGAGCCGGCATTTCCGCTCCTTCCCCGGCCAGGGCGATCTGCCGGTCGGCGAGTTCATGGAGGCGATCGCAGCGACCGGCTATGCCGGGCCGCTGTCGCTGGAGATCTTCAACGACCAGTTCCGCGCCGGCTCGGCCGCACAGACCGCGATCGACGGCCTGCGGTCGTTGATCCTGCTGCAGGATCAGCTAGCGGAGAAGTCGCCGAATGCTTCCGACAGGTCACTTGCACCAAGAGCCGTGAGCCGCGGCACCGGCTTCGTCGAGTTCGCGGTCAACGAGACCAAAGCCGGCGATCTCGCCCGGCTGTTCGCGCAGCTCGGCTTCCGCAAGACCGGCAAGCATCGCAGCAAGGCGGTGGAGCGCTGGACGCAGGGCAAGGTCGAGCTCGTGATCAATTGCGAGACCGACGGCTTTGCACATTCCCACTACGTCACGCACGGCCCCGGCGTCTGCGCCATCGCGCTCGACGTCGATGATGCCGGCCGCGCCATGGCGCGCGCGGAGGCACTGAAGGCGCGCACCTTCTACCAGCCGGTCGGACCGGGTGAGCTGGAGATCCCGGCGATTCACGGCGTCGGCGGCAGCCTTCTGTATTTCCTCGACCAGGCCGGCCGGAACTGGGACACGGATTTCGAGGCGGTTGCGAGCAATGCGGACAAAGACGCGCTGCTTGCCGTCGATCACATCGCGCAGTCCATGCCCTATGACGAGATGCTGTCCTGGCTGTTGTTCTACACCGGCATTCTCGACCTGACGCGGCTGCCGCAGATGGAGATCGCCGATCCCAGGGGGCTCGTGCAGAGCCAGGCCGTCATCAATGGCGACCAGAGCCTTCGCTTCGTGCTGAACGGCTCATCCGCCAACCGCACGCTGCCGGCGCGCTTCATCTCCGAGTTCTTCGGCTCGGGCGTGCAGCACGTCGCGTTCTCGTGCCGGGACATTTTTGCGACGGTCGCAGCGATGCGCGCCCGCGGCGCCGACTTCCTCGATATTCCGGACAACTACTACGACGATATCGAAGCTAAATACGACCTTGCGCCCGAAGTCATGGCGAAACTCCGCGCCAACCACATCCTCTACGACCGCGAGGGCGACGGCGAGTTCTTCCAGGTCTACACCCACATTTTTGATGAGCGCTTCTTCTTCGAGATCGTCGAGCGAAGGAGCTATCAGGGCTTTGGCGCGGCCAACGCCGGGATCAGGCTTGCAGCGCAAGCGCGCGAAGTGCGCCCCGCAAGCATGCCGCGGGTGTAA